Sequence from the Sciurus carolinensis chromosome 1, mSciCar1.2, whole genome shotgun sequence genome:
CTGGGCTGGGTGGCCTTCCACCTTTCCCTCTTGTTCCTGGGAAACAGGGCGGCATGACTTCCCGGGCGGTCCTCACGGTCGTCCAGCGGCCTCACgcgcctctccctcctcctcagacTTCGAGCAGGAGTCAGGCCTGGAGACAGCCGTGCGGTTCAGCCCCGACGTGGCCCTGGCTGTGTCCACCACGCCTGCCCTGCTGCCCACCACGGACATCCAGCCTGTGGGCACCCCATTTGAAGAGCTCCCCTCCGAGAGCCCCACTCCGGAGCCTGTCACCAGCcctccagtggtgacagaggcccCGGAGGAACCCAGCCAGAGAGctaccaccatctccaccaccacagCCACCACCACTGCTGCCACCACAGGGGCCCCCACGGTGGCCACGGTGCCTGCCACAGAGGCCACCGCTGCCCCCAGCATCCCTGCAGCATCCCCATCCACGGCCACCACTGCACTTGCGAGGACCACCGGCATCCGGAGACTTCCGCCTCTTCCGCTGACCACAGCTGCCACAGCCCGGGCCACCTCTCCAGCGGCGCCCTCACCCCCCACCACAGTGGCCGACTTGGACACGGAGGCCCCTACACCCAGGCTGGTCAGCACAGCTACCTCCCGGCCAGGAGCCCTTCCTAGGCCGGCTACCACCCAGGAGCCTGATGTCACCGAGAGGAGCACCCTGCCGCTGGGGACCACCGCCCCTGGACCCACAGAGGTGGCTCAGGTGAGGGACCTGGGAGAGGACAGGGTGTGAGAGCAGAGGGTGGAGCCGGGCAGGGGGAGGACCAGGAGGTCCCAGGGTGTCTGGCTGCACGGCAGGGCCAGAGGGAGCCGTGCCAGAGGACCACGGCTGGGGCCGGGCACAGGGCGGGACCGCCGGAGCTGGTGGCCGGGTGGGGGTTGGGCCCTGATAGTGGGACAAGACGTCCACAGGGAGCAATTGGGGGCACAGGTGTGGGCGAGGGGGCCGGGCCTGGGGTCCTGGTTGAGagcagtgactcaggagcccaGCGGCCTGGGTCTGAGTCCTCGGCTGCAGGTTTTCAGCTGTGTCACTTGCAGCTGGTCACTGCTCCTGTCTCTGCTTatttgtaaaaaggaaaaaaaaaaaatagaaaatctctcaTGGCGTCGTGAGGTGGGATTTCCTGACGTTGTCGGAGCGTCAGGCCAACATCTGACGGGTTGAGCCCTCGGGCGCTCTGCTGTGGCCACCGTGTCTCCTGGTGGCACCCTCGTGCTTTTATCTAGGCCTACGCGGGCGCAGGCGCACAGCTCTCTGGAGCTCCCGTGCAGGGGCCTCAGCTCCGCTGCCTGgtctcctccagcctctgccccgCCCTGGGCCCCTGGGGGCCTCCGATGCTCAGGAGGGTGAAGCTGCTTTCCAGGCTGCACAGCCAGTCCTGGTGGCAGGATCTGAACCTACAGGGACCAGAGGCCAGGCCGTGGATGGGCGTTGTTTGGGGTGCTAAGGAAGGGGGTCCAGGGCTGGAGGGAGAGGAAGGCGGGTGGACAGGTGGCCAGGAACTGGGAGCTATGGTCTGGTCCGTGGTGGGTGCGCCAGGCAAGGAGGCTGGCGGCACTGAAGAGGCACCAGAGCCTTTGCACTGGCCTCAGACAGGCTCCCGTGGGCCCCGGAGCTGCCCTCAGGTCAGGGACAGTCGCTCTCAGTCCTCAGCAGACCCAACAGGACATGGGCCTTTCTCTTGGCTCCTCGGAGCAGCGGGGGCAGCTGGGCAGGAAGGGGGAACCACGGCAGGGCGCAGCGCAGGCCTCTCCCGGCAGACCCCAGGCCTGccctctccaccccacccacccgCAGCCGCTCCCCTGCCCGAGGGCACCACGCCCCCGCGTTGGTCTCAGTTCCTGGCTCTGGTCTTGCCTCCACGTGGACGGACCAGCAGGGTTTGAGTCACTGGGCTGGATCCCTCGACACCTGTCCCCAAGGGGCCTCATGCCCTGCAGGTTGCGTTCCTGGACTGGCCTCCAGACTCATGGGCTCGCCCCGCCTCAGGCCCAGGTTCATAACAGCTGCACCCAGCGGTCCCCAGGCAGCTTCTCAACAGGAGTCCCCCAAGCTgctggaggagaagggagggagacaggaaagGGACAGGATGTGGCTGGATGGAGAATAGAGGCAGCACTGTAGAGTGATTGGAAACATACCCGAAGGAGCTAGACAGATCTAGATTTTAGTTCTGCTTCTACTCATCAGCTGTGTGttcttgagcaagttacttaacttctctgagcatGTCTCCTGCACTATAAATGAGTGGTAATAATCCTTTCATGAGGATGATGCTTTGCATACTAAGCACAGTGAGTACTAGGGTTGGCCCACTGGGGCGATGGAGTGGTGGCCTTGTGTATGTGACTGACTGCCAGGAGGTGCTTAGCCTTGGCTCCTGGGCTTACGCCACCCTCCTCTGCAGACCCCAATTCCGGAGTCCTTCCTGACTACAATCCGGGATGAGCCAGAGGTGCCAGTGAGTGGTGGCCCCAGTGGGGACTTTGAGCTGCCAGAAGAAGAGACCACACAGCCAGACGCAGCCAATGAGGTGGTGGCTGTGGGAGGGGCAGCAGCCAAGCCGTCACCTCCGCCAGGGACACTGCCCAAGGGTGCCCGCCCAGGCCCTGGCCTCCTGGACAATGCCATCGATTCGGGCAGTTCTGCTGCTCAGCTGCCCCAGAAGAGCATCCTGGAGCGGAAGGAGGTGCTCGTAGGTGAGGCTCGGGCTCTGCTGGGGGGCCTGGGAGGGCAGCTGGCTGGCCTGTTTGCCTCCGGGAGCCAAGAGGGGTGCCAGGTGTGGCTTCCTAGGAGACAGAAACGAAGTGAGGCTGGGACTCTGCTTCTCCCGAACCTCCTCCTTCCCAAAGTCTGACCCTGACTTTATTTCCACTTCCAGCACTTTCCTCAGCACCCTGTGACCCGTTCTTGACTCTGACTTTGACCTCTGCTTTCCTGGGGCCCTCACTCCCTGAGTACTGATCCCTCCCCCACCTTGTGCCTTGTCCTTCCCCGACTCTTGAAGATCCTGTGGACTTGTGCTGGCCACATCTGCTAGAGTCTAGACTGGTGGCCTAGATCCTGGCTCCCACGGAGGAATGGTGTAACCCTCCCCAGGCCACCCTCTCCTCTGGAGACTGACTGGTCGTCTGCACAGACCGATTCTGCGACAGGAAGTGCCATCGTTAGTTGGCAGTTTTCTCTTCCCCAGAGCTTGTAATGTTCTGGAGCATCTTCTGGTGGGTGGCGTCTACTCCTCCCTCACAGGGCTGGAGGAGAGAATCAGGGCGTAAGCAGTTAGAATGGGTGACGATGGAGCCCTGCTGGGACCGACTCCAGCTTCACTCTGACGCAGgactcccagccctgccccagccctgtcCCCTGCGTGGTGTTCTCTGCCCTCCCCTGTCTGCCTCTGAGCCTTGGCCTCTGCCCTCTTCTTCCACAGCCGTGATTGTGGGTGGGGTGGTGGGCGCCCTCTTCGCTGCCTTCCTGGTCACGCTGCTCATCTACCGCATGAAGAAGAAGGACGAGGGCAGCTACACGCTGGAGGAGCCCAAGCAGGCGAGCGTCACCTACCAGAAGCCTGACAAGCAGGAGGAGTTCTACGCCTAGCGGAGCCGTGGTGCCTCCTTGCTGCCTCAGCGCCACCCCCACCCGGCCCCTGCCAGCCCCACCAGCCCAGGCCTGGAACTGGGCCCAGCAGGGGGCCTGGCCCCAGTTCTTCGCCCTCCCTCAAGGCCTGCTCAGGCTGCCAGCCTCACACAGATCATCCCTGAGGAGCAGGGGTGGTGGCCATCTGCCCCAGACTGTGCCCTTACGAGCTCATCTCTTGTTTCCCCCCCTCCACCAGCCTGAGGCTTCAGGACCTTATGTCAGATGGACAGGAGGACGGAAGCTCCTGATTGGCTGgtggaagaaggagaaggggTGGGGCTTGAGATATGCACCTCGTCCTGCTGGGCTGGCTGAGGTCTCCTTTTGTGGGCAGAGGCACTCAAGGCTGGCTTCCAGGACCAACACGTGACAGACTTGGCCCTTGAAATAATCTAGACACAGCAACCCCTTGCTCCTGTCCCAGGGCCTCTCTCTGCCTGGGTGAGAGGGTGCCCTTTGTCACCAGCCTGTTTTGTCCTGGCCTCTCCGGGGTTGTGGGACCACTCCCCCCTTCCCTGCCCAGCACACCTGTGCCCAAGGCCTCTCCTCTTTCTGTGTCTTCCCCTGAGGAAGCAGCTTCCAGAGAGCGCAGGAGCGGCCACTGGTGAGGGGAAGCTGCTCACGCCCCTCCTGTGAGGGGACTCTACACAGACCCCATCGCCCACACTCTTCCACATATTGTCATGTGGTCACACATGAAACAAAATCACGCAGTGACAGTCATATACAATCCTGACCTCCCCACAATCAAGACATGTCGCAGAAGCAGACATTCTTCCAAAGATGTTTATCTCTCCACGTTGCTGAAACACCCCCAGACACGACCATAATGTGAGTTGCTAGTCCTGATCACCTGAGTGGTGACAGTGtggcctcctctccctcttctgcCTCCTACACACAGACCCTGACACCACATAGGTCACCTCCAGCTTCGGGGCTCACTGGGGAAGGTGGAGTCAAGCTGGAACAATCAGCCCATATTGGGTCCCTGAGTTGCCCTGTTTACTCAGTCTCATCCCGTGGCACTGCACTGCCACGTCACCATCCATCTGCCCTCTGCCAGACACAGTCCCACATGGATGCACAGCCTCATCCACATCCCTGTGCCCTTGCTGGAGGAAGATGGGCCTTGGTCTTTCCTGGAACCAAGTGTGGTGGGGGTGCATTGCCAAAAGCCCTCCCAGGGCTTGGTGCACCCCCAGGCCTGCCTCACTCCTTCCTGCACCCTCCCCTCTCTCACCCCAAAGGGAGCTTGGGGTTTCTCCAAGGCTGAAGAAAGAAGGGCTTGGTTCCTGGACTTTGGCCCCAGACTGTGGAGGGTGCTTGGGTCCTCGAAAgtcctgggtggggaggggacccATGGCGTGGCTCCTGGTCTCCCTGAATCCTTTACTTGCTCTGAGCTAGGGGGCAACTCTGCCTCCCGGGACACAAGTCTCCAAAGTGCCTGTGAGGGCGGGCCTCCGCCAGGCCCTCTGCTTTCCCGCCCTTGTCCTCGCCAGGCCAGCCTCATCCACCCTCCCTGGGGACCCCTCTTGGCAGTTCTCCTGGTCGTGGCTACAGCTGGAAGCAACCCACCAGGTGCTCCAGGCTCTGAGGGCAGAGGTTGGGGGTAGAGCGGGTGACTGGGTGGTGCTGTCACAGGCCCCAAGCCACCTTTTTGGCTACCTTTGAAAGTAGAGCCCTTTCGTAGGTGTCTCATGTGCAAGGTCACCAGTCTCCAGGGGCGGGAGCACCTGGCGGGGGCTCTGGGAGCCCAGGGATGTGGCATGGGTTGTGACTGGCTGGtgctcccacccccacctctcgCCCACCACCCAGACTCGAGTCAGACACCCACCCGTTTTATTTCGTTCCCTTTTCGAGATTCCCTGGCAGCAGACTTTGGCAGAGTAAGGGCAGGCGTGCCTGGGGCGGTGAGGGTGAGGGTCAGCCCCTTTTCCTGGGGTGCTACTCTCAGGCTGAACTCCATCTTGCAGACCCAAAGGCAGCCTAGGGAGGTCCCAGACTTTGGGGAAGGAATCCTGGCCCCTGATGCCTGGGCAGCAGGAAGCGGCTGCTTGGTTTCAGTTGTCCTGCGGTGGACGGGCGGGGCCCAGGGGCCGAGAGTGAGCCCCAGCCTCCTTCACCCTTCCCTGGGGGCTGCTGTCCTGGGGACAGTAGCTCTGGTGAGAAGACCTGGGTGGGCTGAGGCTGAGGAGCTGGGAGTGTGGCGGGGACACTGGTGCTGGGCAGAAGACGCAGCAGTGGTCACAGCTTCTGCATCAGGCTGGAGCCCCAGTGGGGTGGCCTTGCTGGCCTGACTTCCACTTCCCAAGGGCTGGCCTGGGCTTGGGCTGCGGTGGGGCCGGGTGGCCAGCCCTGTTCTCTGCGTCCTCAGCACTGGAGGGGCTGGGAGCAAGGCAGCGAGGGAGGACTCAGTTCCAGGGACGAGCTGGAGCGCTCAGAGTGCAATGTGGGCACAGGGTCCTCGCCCTGGCCCAGGTGTGGTGCGGTACATGTGGGGTCTGCCAGGTGGGTCCACAGACACCCTGTGCTCCCCGGAGGGTGTCCTGTGGGCCCCGACCCCTCCCGGAAGCTCAGCACATTCCAGATGAGAGGGAGCTCGTGTGGTCTGCAGGCTCCACGGGGAGGTGGGCTGGGGCCAGAGGAGGGGTGGGCCCCCCGCCGGGCTTCAGGAGCCCAGGCCTCGtctccccagggcccagggaggGACTTCACCTGAAAGTCTGGTCTCCATTGCTGGAGGCACGAGGGTGGCAaccagggctgggcaggcagcTGTGGCAGGGTTAGGGTGCCTGGCCAGACGCCCTCAGGGGGCAGAGCTGGAACCCTGGGCCACAGGGAGCAGACCCAACTTGGCCTCCAGGGTGGGAGTGGCCTCCGTGGCTCTCCTGGCTGTCCTTTGACCACACGACCCTGGACTTGCGTCCCCGGGCCTCCTGCCTGTAAATAGAAGCCCACAAACTGTACAGATTTCAGAGACGCTGAGACTGGGCCCTGGGAACCAGCATCCCCGGGTCCCACCTGGCACCTCTGTGCACCTGGCCCCAGTGTGGCAAATGCATGTAAATATTTTTCGTAGGCAGTGTGGCTCCAGAGAGCCTCCTGAAGACAGTGTCCCCCTCCCCTCTGGCGAGTCCTTTCTCTGTACAGAGCCCTCCCGGGCCCCGGCCGGGGTGGGCGGGAGTCTGTCcttccctccccaggcctccccgcCCTTCTCCCCCCATGACCTGTTATTAACCGTACCTGTCCTGAGTCACGGCCAAAACCGAATAAGGAGAAGCAGAAGAGAGACGGTGGACGAGGGACGAGGCACTGCCCGCGGGCGCGCCTGTGCCAGGCTCGGGAAGGCACtggcttctttttgttttctcgtttgattttccctttttcttttttaacatttcccGTGCTGTGCCCATttataagaggaaataaaattaagctGAAACGATGTGCTGTGGCCAGAGAGCAGTTACGTGCAGAGGTGGGGGTGGCAGCCGGCAGCGCCCCCGCAGGCCCGGCCACCCTCCCCTTGGAGGGAACCGGGGAGCTGGGTGGGGGTTGCCCGACAGCCCTGTGGGAGCCATCGTGGTGGAAGCTGCCACTGATGGGGTGTTCGGGAAACTGCAGAGCCCGGCAGGGAGGCCAGGGCCGGGCTGTGGTTGGCGGTGGGCAGCTGGTGGCAGGTCCTGTGGTTCGGCCCCAGGGGAAGGACTCTGGTTTCAGGCCACGGAGGGAGAACCTTGGCACTGCCCTGGGAGGCGCTGCGTGGCTCGGGTGGGACAGGCTCATTTGCACGCCCACCTGGGACCTTCCCAGCCCTGACTCCGGGCTGCTGCttggtctctgagcctcagtttctgtaCCTGGGAAATGGGACGAGAATCCCccagtggggaggggtgggatcCGGTGAGGGGTGCGCAGGGCCTCTTCCATGCGGTCAGAACAGGGAATGGCGAGGCTCCTGGCCTGGACCACGCCCTGCCTTTGGGGGTCACGGGCACAGCTGGGCCGCTGAGCCGTCCCAAAGCCCCATCCAGCCTCCGTGCGGCCCAGCCCGGGGCGCAGAGGGTCCCCAGGGCTGGGCTCGCTCTGCCTCTTTTCAAGTCCTTCCCCTCTCAGCTGACCCTGCGTCGCCCTCTCCGGGGCTCACACTTCCCTGGTGCACATGGGGGCCCTTCTGCCCCCGTCAGGCGACACCTGGCACAGGAGTCACGGTATCACTTTCCTCTTCCAAGGAAATCTCTCCATGTTCCACAGAACTTCTTACCCCTAACGTGTGCTGCTCGAGGTCCTGATGGATCAGGTGGGCAGGCGCCTGTGACCCGCAGactgggtctccagcctgcctctccctccctcctcccagtccTGCAGTCCCTCTGTACCTGTGCTTGGAACGGGGACAGGAGAGATGGCCAGCACAGAGCCAGCCTACCCGGAGGGCACAGTCTCTCCTGGAGATAGACAAGGTCCAGCCTCAGCACCGGTGACACCAGCCTCGGGTGGGCGGGTCTTTCCTCCTCAGTGGTCACTGCCCCCCTCCCCCGGGAACACCTCCTCGCCGCTTGGCTGATCTTCGGAGGCAGAGTCCCGGGGCCCAGGGCCTCACCATTGGACCTCAGACGACTTGTCACCTGGAGCCTCCATCTCCAGAGCTCCAAATGGGGCGAAGGGACCAGGCCTGCCACAGGGAGGTCTGACCAGGGCAGGGCTGTGGCTGGAGGCCTGCGTGGTGGGAGGGGCTGGTTTATCCACATTCAGAGCCATGCACGTGCGGCTGTTCCCCCAGGAGGTTTCTGGAAGGTGATGCCGCTTCTGAGTTTCTTTAGCCCCTTCTCCCCCTGCAGGGTCCCTGTGACCTCTGGTGAATTCCGATGCTGTGTACTGGCCTTGGCCTCAGCCTGGAAGGACAGAAGGCGTGGTCTGGAGTCCAGCGGCTCCCAGCTGGGCGTGCTCCTGCAGGTGGTTCGACCTCTCTGATTCAGGCCAAGCACAGGTGGCCGTTTACCCAGGCCCCTGTTATCGTGCCTGTGGCCCATTGTCATTGTTTTCCAGGCCCAGCATGCAACCCACAGAGTGAGCAGGTGACCCAGAACCTCAGCAGAACCCACACTGCCTCCATCCCCCCGGTGAACCGTGCCGGGTGCCCGGGCTCTCAGAGCCCAGGCGGATGCCGGACCCTGCCTTTGGGCTGGCGCGAGGGCCCGGGCGCTCTGGGAGCTGGAGACTTCCCTCCGGCCCCGAGGTCCCAGGGATGCAGGACCAGACggagggggaggaagaatggCTGATTGTTTCTGAGCCCAAGAGGTCACAGCTGCAGCCCAGCCACCCTGAGAAGAGTGTGTGTTCAGCCTCGGGGGCCGCTGCTGGCCTGAGGTGGGCAGGGGGCTGACGGAGGGTCCAGCCTGGGCAGGCCACTCGGGGAGGAAGGAGGCTGGGCCTGCTGTGGCGCTGGGCCTGCTGTGGCACGGGCCCCATGCCATGCCAGCCCCTGGGTGGACTCTTCTCGGGGCAGCTCTGGCCTCGGCCTGCGTTCGCAGATGCAGGAACCGGGCTCACACGGGCCCCAAAGCCGATACAGGCCACAGTAGGAGCCAAGCCTGGGCCTCTGCCTGGATTCgcagctcctcccagtcctctgAGCTGTCTCCTCTCTCCCATTAGCCGGCTGTGTGAGTGTGGGCAGGTCACTAAGCGTCTCTGAACCCCAATTTTAGTATCAGAACAACAGAAGCCATAGGATATTACTGAAAGACtcaaaaatatatgaacacaAGACATCTGTGGGGTGCCTTCGATTGTCAGTCCTTGTtcacatcatctcattta
This genomic interval carries:
- the Sdc3 gene encoding syndecan-3 — encoded protein: MKPGPPHRAGAAAGNGAAAAPGARGLLLPPLLLLLLAGRAAGAQRWRSENFERPVDLEGSGDDDAFPDDELDDLYSGSGSGYFEQESGLETAVRFSPDVALAVSTTPALLPTTDIQPVGTPFEELPSESPTPEPVTSPPVVTEAPEEPSQRATTISTTTATTTAATTGAPTVATVPATEATAAPSIPAASPSTATTALARTTGIRRLPPLPLTTAATARATSPAAPSPPTTVADLDTEAPTPRLVSTATSRPGALPRPATTQEPDVTERSTLPLGTTAPGPTEVAQTPIPESFLTTIRDEPEVPVSGGPSGDFELPEEETTQPDAANEVVAVGGAAAKPSPPPGTLPKGARPGPGLLDNAIDSGSSAAQLPQKSILERKEVLVAVIVGGVVGALFAAFLVTLLIYRMKKKDEGSYTLEEPKQASVTYQKPDKQEEFYA